CTCAATATACATAACACTACAAGGACAAGAAAGCGAAGCATCTCTCACGAAAAAAATATACAAGAGATACACGGAAGCAATCTCAGCAAACCCTTCATACAAGAAGATAGAAAAATTAGAAGATTTATTTACAAGAATACAAAATAATTGCCGCCAATCGAATACTTTTCTGGTCATTCTCTTTGATGAAATGGAGGTTTTAGAAACCTTTGAAAACCAAGGAAGAGTGGTCGCAGAGCTATGCTGTAATCGCGCCGACTTTCCAAATTTACTATTTGTATATACAGGATCTTACAATTGGAAAACACGCGTTTCATCGCCAGGATCAGTTTTCACAAACTTATCAGAATATTACCTAAGAAGCATATGTGAAAAAGATATGCGATGTTTTTTGCTACAGCCCTTTCAGGAAGAAAAAATCAAAGATTTTATAGTCTATATGAGCGGCGGAAAACCCCTTTACGCCCAATACATTGGTGAGATTCTAATGAACAGATGTTCAAGCGATGGACATATTAAACAGAAAGAGCTGCGCTCTAAAACCCTTTTCAAGGACATAGACAGTGATTTACTATTAAGGATCGACGAATGCATCTTCAATGAAAGAAATCTAGATGAAATTTCCAAAAGAATTTTAGCTTTGCTTGCTCACCAACCAAATCAAAAAGAAAGTAGCATTGCAAAAAAACTTAAATTAGAGAAAGAAAGAACAAGAAAGCTACTTGAGACATTATCAAAATTTGGAACTCTCATTAGAGATCAAAAAACCGAAAAATATTCTATTGCAGGAAAGGTCATCCAAGAGTACGGCAAAACATACTATTCAAATCCGATGAAGAAAAAACATACCAGGCAGATATTGCACTGGCTTATGAGATTTACTTTTTGTTCTTTATTAATAGCTATGAGTGTTAAAGCATGGAGTTATACCCACCCTGATAAAGAAGTAATAGTAAAGAAGTTGGAAAATCTAAAAATAGAACTTCAGATTCAAACACCAAAGTCACTAGAGAGCAATGAAGAAGGGGAATTTAACATTCAAATCAAAAATTTATCCTCTAAACCCCTAACGGATTTTCATCTTGAGCTAAAATCAGACAATCTAGTTTACCAAGGATACATCAAAAATAATAAAGGTGAGAAAAAGTATAGCTCTAGCATCATAATTCCCATAATCAGAAAAAGTCACTGGCAAAAAATTCGCTATGAAGTACTAGGATGTCAAGCCAGCAAAGATATAAACAGCAATCTTTACATAAAAGACCGTACGATTTCATTCTCTACAAAATGTCGGCTGCCTATTAAAAAGTTTGTGCCATTAATTCAAGTCTTAGCATCAATTGTTGGCATATTATCTATATTTCCAGGTGGGCTAATCAAGCATATCACAGGCTTTTTAACTGTTTTTTCTAGGCAAAATAACTGATCCGAGAAACGAGTTGGGCTATTGGCTTTTAGAAAAGCCTCACCGACTCAACCCCACCAAATTAAACGCCGCCCACAAATTCGGATTCGGATACTGCTTGCGCGTCTCCAACATCGCCCGCCGCAACGCC
The DNA window shown above is from Romeriopsis navalis LEGE 11480 and carries:
- a CDS encoding AAA family ATPase, with the translated sequence MKRFFYPNNDAKARATYTGRADDLQIIFDKLKRPQCLAIYGERRSGKTTTLRLINEIINGNYENTLDEFIDKYLKSKMQNEWSNYFEGFNSIYITLQGQESEASLTKKIYKRYTEAISANPSYKKIEKLEDLFTRIQNNCRQSNTFLVILFDEMEVLETFENQGRVVAELCCNRADFPNLLFVYTGSYNWKTRVSSPGSVFTNLSEYYLRSICEKDMRCFLLQPFQEEKIKDFIVYMSGGKPLYAQYIGEILMNRCSSDGHIKQKELRSKTLFKDIDSDLLLRIDECIFNERNLDEISKRILALLAHQPNQKESSIAKKLKLEKERTRKLLETLSKFGTLIRDQKTEKYSIAGKVIQEYGKTYYSNPMKKKHTRQILHWLMRFTFCSLLIAMSVKAWSYTHPDKEVIVKKLENLKIELQIQTPKSLESNEEGEFNIQIKNLSSKPLTDFHLELKSDNLVYQGYIKNNKGEKKYSSSIIIPIIRKSHWQKIRYEVLGCQASKDINSNLYIKDRTISFSTKCRLPIKKFVPLIQVLASIVGILSIFPGGLIKHITGFLTVFSRQNN